The DNA segment CATACGGCTGTGCATAAACGGTCCACTCCACCGGCGGCTGTGCAAGAGGATACGGCTCAGCCGGATTCTTCACAGTAATCTTCGCCGGGGTTGATGGCGGATCAGCAATAATCACATCCGCATGAGCAACACCCGCGCCCAACCCCACCGCGAGAACACCTGAAAGAACACCACAAACAGAACGCTTCACCACAAACAGAACCCTTCACCAACAGCATGAGCAACAACACCTAATACTAACCACTCGGCAGAGCACCACAACAGTGACGACCCTCGCATCTACCCACCACTCATCCCTAGAGAACATCTCTTTGAGCAGAGGGAAGAAGCTTAAGAAGGTAGTTCCCAACTAGGGGACTCCATAACAGGAGCCTTGGTGTAGCGAAGACGCATCCCCTGATCTTCTATGTCGATGTTGGCAGGGTACACACCCTGCACAATTCTCAGCAGAGAGTGGGGGGCAGAGATCAAGGCGACTCACATCATCCCAGAAGAAGTACATGCCGCCCGTTATCTTGCCGCCTTCTTTCAGGATAGACGCTATCTCGCACATGCATTATCTCGTGGAGTAGCTGGGTGTGAACCGCTTGATGATGTAAGAGAAAGAGAACTCTTGAGGGGCAAAACATCGGTAGAAGTGTACAAACTAATGAGGGAGCAGCACCTCCAAGGAACGTCACAAGGGCTCTACTGTACGGGTGGCGAAAAAAGAGTCTCGCCTCTAGAACCAGCCCCGCTGACACACATCGAGCCCTACTCCACAACAGCGTATCCCATGCCGGAGAAGAGATCTTTCAGCCTGCCCCGAGACTATGGGTTAGAGAGTTGATAAACGGAGGAAAACGGCTTTTAAGTTGTCGTTATTTGATCTCTAGTTTCCATGTCTAGAAATTTGACTTCGGTCACTGTAGGTCTAGAGCTCTGTTTCGCCGTTCATTGTCTCGTCCAATATCGTTAATGATGTTATCTTGGTACAGTCACTATATTGGACACCGATTGTGGAACATCTTGAAGGGTGTGGATGTTTGTCTTGGTGTTTGTTTTGGTGTGGTGTCCGTGTTGGACCGATATTGGACACTAGGAAATCTGACTGGAACTGCAAGACAGTGATGATGGATTGTGAGATGTGCTTGCAGGAACCAGGGTTGAAGTTTTCCTTAGGGGGTCATGCTTGGTGTGTCTGCAGTGGAGGTGGTTCTTGGTGAAAATTGGTTACGCACGGGTCTCAACTGCTCGTCAGGGGCAGTCGCTTGACACTCAGCGTGAGGCGCTTATTGATGCTGGGTGTGATCCTCGGCATCTGTATTCGGACACTATCTCTGGTGCGAAGTGGCAGCGTCCTGGCCTTACTGATGCTCTTGGTTACATGCGTCCTGGCGATACTCTTGTTGTGACTCGTCTTGACCGTCTTGGTCGTAATCTTTATGAGACGGTGACTACTATTGCTGATCTTGCTGAGCGTGAGATCAATGTTCAGGTGCTTGATCCTGCGCTCGATACTTCGCGTCCTGCGGATAAGGTGGTGGTGAATGTGATGGCGTCTCTTGCTGAGTGGGAGCGGGATTTGTTGGTGCAGCGTACTCGTGAAGGGGTGGCGCATGCTAGGGCGCAGGGGAGGGTTGCGGGTCCTAAGCCGAAGTTGAGTGTGGAGCAGAAGAAGCAGGTACGCGCTTTGGTGCGGGGAGGGGAGACGGTGTCGGCTGTAGCTCGAAGTTTTCATGTCTCCCGACAAACTATCTACCGTGCTTTGCAGGAAGCAGAGTAAGTCGCCATGACTATATGAAAAAGAAAAGTACACACGTGTGTATTAGTGGTGTGATGGTTATATCGGTGGGGATGTAACCATCGGCTAGGTCATTGTCGAGTTTCTTTAGGCTTGTACGGCTACGTGCTGGTTCCGTAATTGTGGGATTCGCTTTTCTTCATTTTCCCCTGTGCTTTCCATTATTGACAGTACTTCCCTAAAGGTGTAGTATTTTCTGTGAGGTTCCAGAAGAGAAGTATTCAGCAGTTTTATGAGAATGGGGTACATGCGAAATCAGTGCCTGCGGAGCTTCGTAAGATTGTGCATCGGAAACTCACCTATTTGGAAGCTGCTACCTCTTTAGATGCTCTTCGGGTTCCTCCTTCTAATCACTTGGAGAGGCTTAAAGGGGACCTTGAGGGGTTCTATTCTATTCGTGTTAACAGTAAGTACCGGATCATTTTTCGTTGGACTGATGAAGGGGCTGACAATGTTGATGTCGTTGACTACCACTAGTTACTGTGATGACGATACTTATGGGATGTCTAGTGGGGAGAGTTCCCAGTTAGAGACGTGTCCGGGTGAGGTGCTTAAAGAAGAATTTTTAGATCCCATGGGGATTAGCCAGTATCGGTTGGCGAAAGAAGTTGGGGTGAGTGAATCGCGTATCTCTAAGGTGGTTCGCGGTGAAGCTCGTATCACTGCCGACTTGGCTTTACGTCTGGGGAAGTTTTTCTCTATGGATCCTGTTGTATGGATAAGGCTGCAGTCTCTTTATGATCTAAGGACTGCACGTCGTAAAACTGACTTATCAGATGTTGGTGTATGGGCGGCTGCCTAAAGACTCTAAAGAATTATGCCTCCACCNTCTGNATGGTGGAGGCATAATTCTTTAGTTGGGGTAGTTGTTCTTTAGGATACGTAATCGTCTGGGGTATTCCACCGACGCGGGCGGCTAGGTCACCCATTTCGGCAATGTGGTCGGGGTGAGTGTCGAACTTTAGATACGGTGGGGATATAACCATCAGCTAGGTCACCGTCGAATTATTAGGCTTGTACGGCTACATGCATTTGGTTCTAAGAGGGCGGGCTTTATTTTCTTTTTCTCTCCGCAAGAAGCACCGGCTTGTCATGTCACCGCGCATACAGTTTTGATTGTTGGTGGCTGAAATTTGTAGTTGTGTACTGCGTATAGTTTCGTCCTCCTCGTCTGTTGTGTGAGGAGAACATTTTGTGCGGGTTATGTTGGTCCTATGTATTTGGCGAGTTCTAGCGGGTCATAGGAGCCCATGTAGAACATCATTGCCATCATCCAACCCCATGCTCCTATACAGCAGACCGCGAGGACAAGGAACACGAGTTTTATCCATCCTTTCCAGCTGGATGGCCGTATGGAAATACCGAACAAAATAAGTGTTATTCCAATGATGGTGACCGCGAAAATAGTAACTGAACTGGGGCTATTCCGTGCTTTAAATGCTTCTCCTAGTAGAGACACACAAGCAACGCAATACGGCAAAAAGACAAGCGCCACCGCTACAGAAAACAAAATGCGAGATAATGGCTATGTCCACTGAACAGGTGGGAGCGAAATACCACGAAGATACAGAGTAGAGACAGCACTACAGAAAGCATGAGCTCAAACATTCCCGGTATAGAAGGGCTCCTTTCTATATCTTTGTGTTGTGCTTCATGCAAGAACACTTAATGGTAAGGTTGCGGGTTTATTTTCCCTGGGTAGATGGCGGTAGTGGTGTTTGTGGGGGATGTTGGCTGAGCTATTTTTATCTCTGGCAGTGGTCTTTTAGTCCGCGGTAAGCGTAAGTGGTTTCTTTTGGTAGTTCTAGCTGGATGGCTATCGCTTCTTCTATTGTGTCGGCTGGTGTCTGGTTTAAAACGTAATTTCGGTAATTGTTGATGGAGGTTATGTAGCGGTGGAATTTGTTTCGTAGTGTTGGTGATGTGCCGGGAGCTATATAGGTTGCTTGTAGATAGTGTTGGTAGTCGTCGTATAGTGCTAGATCTTGTTGGGAATTGTCGATGTTGGGATCAGGACTAGTTAGCTTCGCGGATTTATCGTCTATGCGGTAGGTGCTGATTCTTGTGAGGATTGTGGTGCAGGAGACTCTGTCAGCATTGCTGATGGTAGGGTTAATGGCTGCGATGTAATGACTGCTTCCTATCAGCAGGACGCAAAGAAGTAGGCAGATAGCTGCGTGCGAGATGGTTCTTGACCGTAGACTACTCATTATTCGTTATTAATATCGTGCTAGTGGAACGTCGTTTTTAAGGAATTTCCGGTAAGTATCATCATCTAGGTCTTGCCACTCTCCCTTCGTGCCGAAGGGATTGATAGGTGCGCCTTGTGATGTTTCATTAGTCTGATACACAATTACTATGCTTTGATATTGAAGGCGATATTGGTATTGCGTTTTCCGGTATTTCTTTCCGTTAACAGTAACAACGCTTTCTCCAATTTTGCGTGCTCCTATTACTCGAGTGCGGTAGCTGATTTTTGCATCTATTGGACGGTCGTTTGACTGAGAATCAGGTTCGTATAAAGGCTGTTGTTTACTCCACTCTGTTGTGTTCCCAGGTGCAGTTGAATCTATAGAAACAACATCAGGTAGAGGTGGCTCTTCGATAGGTGTCAGCGTAGAGACTGTCATGGGTTGACGTGCTACTGTTGTGCTCCCATCGGGTAAAGGAAGTTTTTTACCTGGAACATCAGCAGGATATTTGGGTTTTCGGACGGTACTAGTTTCATTCCGAGAGTATTGCTGAAAAGAACCAGGCCTAGAGGATGAGTGTTTAATTTTGCTCCTATTTCTGAGCCCGCTGAGGAGTCCTGCTGTCATGAGGAGAAGTGTTAGTGGGTCGGTGGCAGTGTTATTTTCCGCTGGCAGGCGTTTTCCATCTGTGGAGGTGGCAGAGCGCACAGGGGATGTGTCATCAACAGAAGGTACGGGCGCCGAGCCATAATTTTCCTGTACAGGTGGCATGTGGCGGTGGGGGGCCAAGTTATCGACCAACCGCTGCCAGAAATGAGTGGCCTCTGAGTGTTTGTTATTTTTTATCCCACTACTTTTTTCGTGGTGGTTGAGGGGGTGGGTTTCTGGGGGTGTGGGGTGCCAGTCGCCTAGGTTGGGGCGGTCGATTCCCTGTTTATGGTGTGGGTTGTTGGTTGGGGTTGGGTGGTTGAGTGGTGGGGTGGATGGGGTGCCGGTTCGTCTCCCGTCGATCCAAGGGTTGGTGGGGTTGTAGTCGAGTTGGCCGGGTGTGTTGTGGGGTGGGTTTCCTGCGTGGTAGCCACTGCTGCCGGGTGTGACGGGTTGGTTAAGTGGTGGGGTGTTGGACGGCAGTCCTGTGATGGGGTCGATGTGTCCGGGGATGGGTGTTCCTCCGCCGACAGACCCGCTGGCTCCGTTGGTTCCTCCAGCCGGTGGTGTGGGGACAGATGTGGGGGTGATGCTGGGGGTGCCGACGCACCGGTAAGGGACTGGTGGGGGTGGCGGGGTTTGTCCTGTGGCGATGGCGTCTGGGTGGTTTTGTGACCATTGTCGTTTCCAGGCGTCGTTGTAAGCTTGGGTTTCTCTCTGGCAACGTTCCTCAGGGGTTTCTTCAGCGTGTGCATGAAGGGCGCCTTGGGGAAGGAGAACGAGCCCTAAGGTGGCGACAAGGGTAGGAAGAGTGCGGTGGAGGTTAGTCATCGGTGGTGTCTGCGGGGATGGTGGATTTTGTGTGGCGCCAATCTGTCCAGTCGTGGCTTAGCTGTGTGACACCTTTGTTAAGGAATGCTCCGACAAGCATCATGATGAGGAAGAAAGCAGTGTAGACCAAGACTGGAGCGTAGTGGGTTGCCCAAGTGGAGATGAGGGGCAGTAGTGCGCAACAGACGAGGAGCGCAGTGAAGCCCACTAGTCCGAGGAGGTAGTTGGTGATGCGAGGTTTCATAAGGTCAGCTTCCGGAAAGTGTAAGTGGGTTTAGATTCTAAACGGGCGGCCGTAGGCGATGACCATGGCGGTTCCTTGCTCAGTTTCGACGAGAAAACGCACGACGCTGCGGATTTTGACGGTGGTTCCGCATCCGGTTACTGCAAGGTTCGCCCCGATAATCGAGACGCCGCCGCGCATAGAGCGGAGCTTAGCGTTCAAAAGCCAGACAGTGGTGATGTAGCCGGGTTTGACGTGGGCTGAGAAGCTACTGGTGTGAGCGAGAGTGGTAGTGAGGTCAGCATGTTTTCCGATGTTGGCGTGTCCTCCGAGAGTATCGGAAGCACCTACCGTGGCAGAAGCGCCGCCTGTAGCGGATGCTCCTACTGTTGCTGAGCCACCAACATTAGAGATGGGAAAACCGAGGGTCACTGTGGGGGTGAGGGAACCATTACCAGTGAGAGAACCGCTGGGGGTAACAGAGCCGTGTCCGGTGGTCTGGGATGAGACCCCTTTGTCTGTGGAGAGGCCAACGCTGGGGGTAAGAGAAGCAGAATAGGATTGCCCGATAGTGAATCCATCGGAGGTATCAACACCACAACCCACCATATAGCCGACGTCAACAGTACCCTGCAGAATCTTTGAGACGCCATGACCGGTGATTTCTCCTATGCCTTGCAAGGAAATAAAACCCTCATGCGAGGATGCGTCCCCTGCAAGTGGAGCAACGATGCGGAATCTCTCCCCTTGTTTTTTCGCGGTGACAGTCCACCCATCAATGGTTTTACCTGATCGGATAACATCCGCGCGACTACCGTCAATACCCGGCTCCCACGCATGTGCGGCAGGGAGACCACATGATAGGCAAAGACTGCACGCCACGATACTTGCTGCTCCCTTGTGGAGACGATGTGACCGGAAGCTGGGAGTAGCAATAGGGAGCATGAGGAGCCTTCTTCAAGAGGGTTTTTGATGAGTCGAAGAAGTATTACTCCTAAAAATCTAGCACCAAGAAGTGCAACCAGCGCCCACAGACCACATAACAATCAAACCCGCTCATAAAACACGAAATAGGGAAGCACAAGATAAAGCTTCAACGCCTACGCGACAGGCTGTGCGTGAACTGTCAGACTCCAATTTTCCTCACCGCGATATTGGAGCACTTTAAGGGGTGAATTTCCGGCGTACCTAGAAATTCGCCACCACATAAAACATTCAGAAGTGGCTCCATCCGAGCGATTTATATGTGGTGGTGTCGCATGCCCACAAGTGGGTAACTCCACCAGGGTACGTGAGTTGGTGTGGTTGGGTGGGCGCTTCATGCGGATAAGAGGTCTCGTCGCCTGTCGTGTAATTGAGAACAGGCATAGTTAGTGAGTGGTTATTACTGTGGTGAGTTTTCTTGTTGAGACGTGGAGGTTTCCGGTGGGGCGGTGAGGTGAATGCGGTGCCGGGGAAACACTACAACCACGAGCTCACCATAAGCTAAAATCGTCCGCATCTGCCAGCGCACAACCCACTCGCAGGGAACTAACGTAAGGACCGTCACCCAGCTGTCACTACACAGCACAAAGGAGAAGCGGCATGTGCGAGCACATCAACACCCAGGCCAGCAGTGCGAATGAGCTCCGCACACAGCTGGAAGAATTAGGCGAACCACCCCTGCGGAGCTTCAACGCACGACTCGTCCCTACCGAATCCGACGAAGCGCTCCTCGGCATCCGCATTCCCACCCTGCGACAGATCGCCAAAGACCTGTGGCGGCACAACCGTCCCCTGGCCGGCGCCTTCCTATCCGACCTGCCTCACCGGTATCTGGAAGAGAA comes from the Lawsonella clevelandensis genome and includes:
- a CDS encoding type II toxin-antitoxin system RelE/ParE family toxin — protein: MPAELRKIVHRKLTYLEAATSLDALRVPPSNHLERLKGDLEGFYSIRVNSKYRIIFRWTDEGADNVDVVDYH
- a CDS encoding HigA family addiction module antitoxin, which codes for MLMSLTTTSYCDDDTYGMSSGESSQLETCPGEVLKEEFLDPMGISQYRLAKEVGVSESRISKVVRGEARITADLALRLGKFFSMDPVVWIRLQSLYDLRTARRKTDLSDVGVWAAA
- a CDS encoding MspA family porin, which translates into the protein MLPIATPSFRSHRLHKGAASIVACSLCLSCGLPAAHAWEPGIDGSRADVIRSGKTIDGWTVTAKKQGERFRIVAPLAGDASSHEGFISLQGIGEITGHGVSKILQGTVDVGYMVGCGVDTSDGFTIGQSYSASLTPSVGLSTDKGVSSQTTGHGSVTPSGSLTGNGSLTPTVTLGFPISNVGGSATVGASATGGASATVGASDTLGGHANIGKHADLTTTLAHTSSFSAHVKPGYITTVWLLNAKLRSMRGGVSIIGANLAVTGCGTTVKIRSVVRFLVETEQGTAMVIAYGRPFRI
- a CDS encoding recombinase family protein; translated protein: MKIGYARVSTARQGQSLDTQREALIDAGCDPRHLYSDTISGAKWQRPGLTDALGYMRPGDTLVVTRLDRLGRNLYETVTTIADLAEREINVQVLDPALDTSRPADKVVVNVMASLAEWERDLLVQRTREGVAHARAQGRVAGPKPKLSVEQKKQVRALVRGGETVSAVARSFHVSRQTIYRALQEAE